The Vitis riparia cultivar Riparia Gloire de Montpellier isolate 1030 chromosome 3, EGFV_Vit.rip_1.0, whole genome shotgun sequence genome includes a region encoding these proteins:
- the LOC117910951 gene encoding uncharacterized protein LOC117910951: protein MTEVIIQSKSGQTNKQLSVNFYKLPYFQVKQTEINLGETTSNTTCAVEIKERAATLVAAEIEACRDDRTPKIPLHEKVQKEWACAVCQFTTQTEATFNSHLQGKRHQAISEQLRAKNQATKTNCSPSASMAKKSDQSTKEEQPKCTSNNLNSKNNGISAASTVKKLDETKDDERQKSASSNGPNQKNNKKQEVQTNEQGHQKNLRQTGDGMKELRSWCNICNVSCTRELEMASHLNGRRHFDRIKQLSELWCSNCNVRCSSEVDMASHRNGRRHLEQLKERLGLWCSICSVSCNSKVDMDSHLNGKSHLDQIKDQLRLWCGACNVTCKSERNMAFHLNGRKHLEKKGDT from the exons ATGACAGAAGTCATCATTCAG TCCAAATCAGGGCAAACCAACAAACAGCTTTCTGTTAACTTTTACAAACTGCCATATTTTCAGGTTAAACAAACAGAGATAAATCTTGGTGAAACTACAAGTAATACAACCTGTGCTGTGGAGATAAAAGAAAGGGCAGCAACACTGGTGGCTGCAGAAATTGAGGCATGTAGAGACGATAGAACCCCCAAGATACCTCTTCATGAGAAAGTCCAGAAAGAGTGGGCTTGTGCTGTGTGCCAGTTCACAACCCAAACTGAAGCGACCTTCAATTCCCACCTTCAAGGGAAGAGACATCAGGCCATTTCTGAGCAGCTGAGAGCCAAAAACCAGGCAACCAAAACCAATTGTTCCCCATCTGCTTCAATGGCCAAGAAATCTGATCAGTCCACCAAAGAGGAGCAACCGAAGTGTACTTCCAACAATCTGAATTCCAAAAACAATGGAATCTCAGCTGCTTCAACAGTGAAGAAACTTGATGAGACCAAAGATGATGAGCGACAAAAGTCTGCATCTAGCAATGGACCGAACCAGAAGAATAACAAAAAGCAAGAGGTACAGACCAATGAGCAAGGCCATCAGAAGAACTTAAGGCAAACTGGTGATGGAATGAAAGAGTTGAGATCATGGTGCAATATCTGTAATGTAAGCTGCACAAGGGAGCTTGAAATGGCCTCTCATCTCAATGGAAGGAGGCACTTTGATAGGATAAAGCAGCTGTCTGAATTATGGTGCAGTAACTGCAATGTAAGGTGCAGCAGTGAGGTTGATATGGCCTCTCACCGAAATGGGAGGAGGCACTTGGAGCAGCTGAAGGAACGGTTAGGATTATGGTGCAGTATCTGTAGTGTGAGTTGCAACAGCAAGGTGGACATGGATTCTCACCTAAATGGGAAGAGTCACTTGGATCAGATCAAGGACCAGTTAAGATTATGGTGTGGGGCATGTAATGTAACCTGCAAGAGTGAGCGCAACATGGCCTTTCATCTGAATGGGAGGAAGCACTTAGAGAAGAAGGGGGATACCTGA
- the LOC117910905 gene encoding HVA22-like protein a: MGFMNVLKFSAACFDILAWPLFALGYPLCASIRAIETNSISDFRKLVAYWVLFSLISLFDHAFSKLLEWVPFWPYIKLMVICWMVIPHFDGSYSVYQHLVHPCLSMDPQVVMNWLFNESKKKFHSRETFLVSADQYIKENGPEALEKLLARKLRSTKPNVEVKEIKAPAAPEKKGEQWKCEEPNVAQKEIQVVKVTEIKNGGMEQRGVNGLMLLRRRSK, translated from the exons ATGGGTTTTATGAATGTTCTCAAGTTCTCAGCTGCATGCTTTGATATTCTTGCCTG GCCTCTATTTGCACTGGGTTATCCTCT ATGTGCTTCAATTCGGGCAATTGAGACTAACTCAATCTCAGACTTTCGGAAGTTGGTGGCGTATTGGGTTCTATTTTCCTTGATTTCACTCTTTGATCATGCTTTTTCCAAGCTCCTTGAATG GGTACCATTCTGGCCTTACATAAAGCTGATGGTCATCTGCTGGATGGTGATACCGCATTTTGATGGTTCATATTCTGTCTATCAACACCTAGTTCATCCATGCTTGTCCATGGATCCACAAGTTGTCATGAATTGGCTCTTCAATGAATCAAAAAAGAAGTTTCATAGCAGAGAAACCTTTCTTGTTTCAGCGGACCAATATATTAAGGAGAATGGACCTGAAGCTTTGGAGAAACTACTTGCTAGGAAG TTGAGGAGCACAAAGCCTAATGTTGAAGTGAAAGAGATCAAAGCACCTGCAGCACCGGAGAAAAAAGGGGAACAG TGGAAGTGTGAAGAGCCTAATGTCGCTCAAAAGGAGATCCAAGTAGTCAAAGTAACAGAGATAAAAAATGGGGGGATGGAGCAAAGAGG TGTGAATGGCCTAATGCTGCTAAGGAGGAGGTCAAAGTGA